One genomic region from Sphingomonas paeninsulae encodes:
- a CDS encoding retroviral-like aspartic protease family protein: MATFGPNFPCLLALSLAAPQAGLAQSTAPPPVRPTIINSSADLAMRMTVPVTIDGSGPYQFVVDTGADRSVISRELADRLGLAPAGEATLQSMAGVERVPTVTVKRLGVAGLIIPHIDAPALAEENLGAQGLLGIDSLQNRRIIMNFSAQTLTIAEPGVREPVDPDTIVVTARSRYGQLVLVDAQIDGVPVTVIIDSGAQNTIGNPALRALLMKRHRKMTFISTYLIDVTGGHLAADVAMVSKVRIGGINLRQVVVAFADAHPFQRFGLQNRPAMLLGINTLRSFRRVSVDFAQRKVRFLLPGDV, encoded by the coding sequence ATGGCCACATTCGGGCCTAATTTTCCTTGCTTGTTGGCGCTGTCGCTGGCGGCTCCCCAGGCCGGCCTGGCTCAATCGACGGCACCTCCGCCGGTTCGGCCCACCATAATCAACAGTTCCGCCGATCTGGCGATGCGCATGACCGTTCCGGTTACGATCGATGGCAGCGGCCCCTATCAGTTCGTAGTCGATACCGGAGCCGACCGGTCCGTCATTTCGCGCGAGCTTGCCGATCGACTGGGACTGGCCCCTGCTGGCGAAGCAACGCTTCAAAGCATGGCAGGCGTCGAGCGTGTTCCTACTGTGACGGTCAAACGGCTGGGGGTCGCGGGTTTGATAATTCCCCACATCGATGCCCCCGCGCTCGCCGAGGAGAACCTTGGTGCACAGGGGTTGCTCGGTATCGACAGTCTCCAGAACCGCCGCATCATCATGAACTTTTCCGCGCAAACCCTGACAATCGCAGAACCGGGCGTTCGCGAACCGGTCGATCCCGATACCATCGTCGTCACGGCCCGTTCACGCTACGGCCAATTGGTGCTCGTCGATGCACAAATAGATGGCGTGCCGGTTACCGTCATCATCGATTCCGGCGCGCAGAACACGATCGGCAATCCGGCACTGCGGGCGTTGTTGATGAAACGGCATCGCAAAATGACATTTATATCGACCTACTTGATCGACGTTACCGGAGGACACCTCGCCGCGGATGTCGCGATGGTCAGCAAGGTGAGGATCGGCGGGATCAACCTTCGACAAGTGGTGGTCGCCTTTGCCGACGCGCACCCGTTCCAACGGTTCGGTCTGCAAAACCGGCCTGCCATGTTGCTGGGTATTAACACCTTGCGATCGTTTCGTCGTGTCTCGGTGGACTTTGCCCAGCGCAAGGTGCGCTTTCTCTTGCCGGGCGATGTCTGA
- the pdeM gene encoding ligase-associated DNA damage response endonuclease PdeM yields the protein MVPFSFAGHDLAALPGGALFWPARRALIVADLHFEKASWFARGGQLLPPYDSIATLTDLTALTVVCAPKEIWCLGDSFHDAAGCERLPSRAQVMLRSLTGTLDWVWITGNHDAGLIDHCGGRIADEAEVDGLIFRHEANLQELRPELSGHFHPKLRVSVRGRRVARRCFVASATKLILPAFGSLTGGLDASHPEIMRVAGRTAQALVPTENRMLRFPLAA from the coding sequence ATGGTTCCCTTTTCGTTCGCCGGTCATGACCTTGCCGCACTCCCTGGGGGTGCGCTGTTCTGGCCTGCGCGGCGTGCGCTGATCGTCGCCGACCTGCACTTTGAAAAGGCGAGCTGGTTTGCCCGTGGCGGCCAGTTATTGCCCCCCTATGATTCGATCGCAACTCTGACCGATCTTACCGCGCTGACCGTCGTTTGCGCGCCAAAGGAAATCTGGTGCCTCGGCGACAGTTTCCATGATGCCGCCGGATGCGAGCGCCTCCCATCCCGCGCTCAGGTCATGCTGCGATCGCTGACGGGCACGCTCGACTGGGTCTGGATCACCGGCAATCATGACGCCGGCCTGATCGATCATTGCGGTGGGAGGATCGCGGACGAGGCGGAAGTCGACGGGCTGATCTTTCGCCACGAAGCCAACCTCCAAGAACTTCGTCCCGAACTGTCGGGCCATTTTCACCCCAAACTGCGCGTGTCGGTGCGCGGCCGCCGCGTTGCCCGTCGGTGTTTCGTGGCCTCCGCGACAAAGCTGATTCTGCCGGCCTTCGGATCGCTGACCGGTGGCCTCGACGCCAGCCATCCTGAAATCATGCGCGTGGCCGGTCGAACCGCACAGGCGCTGGTGCCGACAGAAAACCGGATGCTGCGTTTTCCCCTCGCCGCCTAA
- the ubiG gene encoding bifunctional 2-polyprenyl-6-hydroxyphenol methylase/3-demethylubiquinol 3-O-methyltransferase UbiG: MANATATVAHTADTSIVLDEAAHFGAMAGDWWNPKGSSAMLHRLNPVRLSYIRAAIDLHWDGDPTARRPLAGKRALDMGCGAGLLTEPLARLGGEVVGVDAAVENIEAARDHALSSRLVIDYRAGGLDVIAGASFDLITCMEVVEHVADPAAFVAGLANALVPGGMLVMSTPNRTPMSKLAMITVAEGLGQIPKGTHDWDKFLMPDELETMFAEAGLKTLDIKGIGYRPLSGFVLTDDLKLDYIVTAVRA, translated from the coding sequence ATGGCGAACGCAACCGCGACCGTGGCGCATACGGCAGATACGAGTATCGTTTTGGACGAGGCCGCGCACTTTGGCGCGATGGCGGGCGACTGGTGGAACCCGAAAGGGTCATCGGCGATGCTTCACCGGCTCAATCCGGTCCGGCTCAGCTATATCAGGGCGGCGATCGACCTGCATTGGGATGGCGACCCAACCGCCAGACGTCCGCTGGCGGGTAAGCGCGCACTCGACATGGGGTGCGGGGCCGGGCTGTTGACCGAGCCACTGGCCCGGCTGGGTGGAGAAGTCGTCGGTGTCGATGCCGCCGTTGAAAACATCGAAGCGGCGAGAGACCATGCGCTCAGTTCGCGGCTTGTAATCGATTATCGCGCGGGTGGTCTGGACGTCATTGCTGGTGCAAGTTTCGATCTGATTACGTGCATGGAGGTGGTCGAACATGTGGCCGATCCGGCGGCGTTCGTTGCCGGACTGGCAAATGCGCTTGTGCCGGGCGGGATGCTTGTCATGTCGACGCCCAACCGGACACCAATGTCGAAGCTGGCGATGATAACAGTGGCCGAAGGGCTGGGGCAGATTCCGAAAGGGACGCACGACTGGGACAAGTTTCTGATGCCCGACGAGTTGGAAACCATGTTCGCCGAAGCTGGACTGAAAACCCTTGATATAAAGGGCATCGGTTATCGTCCGTTGAGCGGCTTCGTTCTGACGGACGATCTGAAACTGGATTATATCGTAACCGCCGTCCGCGCTTAG
- a CDS encoding aspartate kinase — MARIVMKFGGTSMAGIERIRSVAARVKREVSAGNQVAVVVSAMAGETDRLVGFCREASSLYDAREYDVVVATGEQVTSGLLALALQSLGVPARSWLGWQLPIRTNDAHASARIEDIDTAALDAALSSGEVAVIPGFQGVSDNDRISTLGRGGSDTSAVAIAAAMKADRCDIYTDVDGVYTTDPRIVPRARKLKRVTYEEMLELASVGAKVLQTRSVGLAMKTGVRIQVLSSFDDPNNSATADTLPGTMIVGDDEIGDDMERQLITGIAHDKNEAKITLTSVPDKPGAVARIFSPLAAVNINVDMIIQNIAHSTGSTDVTFTVPQAELSRALDVLEKARADVGYETLVHDTKVAKVSVVGVGMRSHAGVASTMFTALADRGINIQAISTSEIKVSVLIEEDYTELAVRVLHTAYGLDAEEAA; from the coding sequence ATGGCGCGTATCGTGATGAAATTTGGTGGCACGTCGATGGCGGGCATAGAACGTATCCGCAGCGTCGCGGCGCGTGTGAAGCGTGAAGTGAGCGCGGGCAATCAGGTTGCGGTGGTCGTGTCAGCAATGGCAGGGGAAACCGATCGCCTTGTCGGCTTCTGTCGGGAAGCGTCTTCATTATACGATGCCCGCGAATATGACGTGGTCGTTGCAACGGGCGAGCAGGTGACGAGCGGGCTTCTGGCCCTCGCTCTGCAATCGCTCGGCGTTCCGGCAAGAAGCTGGCTCGGCTGGCAATTGCCAATCCGCACAAACGATGCTCATGCCTCTGCCCGGATCGAGGATATCGACACCGCTGCCCTCGACGCGGCGCTTTCTTCAGGCGAAGTTGCGGTCATTCCCGGCTTTCAGGGTGTTTCCGATAACGACCGCATTTCGACGCTAGGCCGTGGTGGGTCAGATACATCGGCTGTTGCCATCGCAGCGGCGATGAAGGCGGATCGCTGCGACATTTATACCGATGTCGATGGCGTTTATACGACCGACCCGCGCATCGTTCCCCGCGCTCGCAAACTGAAGCGCGTGACCTACGAAGAAATGCTCGAACTCGCGAGTGTCGGCGCAAAGGTGCTGCAAACGCGGTCAGTCGGCCTTGCCATGAAGACCGGCGTTCGTATTCAGGTATTGTCGAGTTTCGACGACCCGAACAACAGCGCCACCGCCGATACCCTTCCCGGAACAATGATCGTCGGTGACGACGAAATCGGAGACGATATGGAACGCCAGCTCATCACAGGCATCGCTCACGACAAGAATGAGGCAAAGATCACGCTCACCAGCGTGCCCGACAAGCCCGGCGCGGTCGCGCGCATCTTCAGCCCACTGGCTGCGGTCAACATCAACGTCGATATGATTATCCAGAATATCGCGCATTCGACTGGATCGACGGACGTCACGTTCACCGTTCCCCAGGCCGAACTCAGTCGCGCTCTCGACGTTCTCGAAAAAGCACGTGCCGATGTCGGGTACGAAACGCTCGTTCACGATACCAAAGTCGCAAAGGTTTCGGTGGTCGGCGTCGGTATGCGCAGTCACGCAGGCGTCGCATCGACGATGTTCACCGCACTCGCCGATCGCGGTATCAATATCCAGGCGATCTCTACCAGTGAGATCAAAGTCAGCGTGTTGATCGAAGAGGATTATACCGAACTCGCCGTTCGCGTTCTTCACACTGCTTATGGACTTGATGCGGAGGAAGCCGCTTGA
- a CDS encoding NAD(P)H-dependent flavin oxidoreductase — MERGTAFLGSEVAIMCGAMSWISERHLVSAISNAGGFGLIACGAMTPALLDTEIAETKKRTDKPFGVNLITMHPDLMELIAVCTRHNVTHVVLAGGLPPTGSIDAIKGSGAKLICFAPALSLAKKLIRSGVDALVIEGMEAGGHIGPVSTSVLAQEILPEVAEQVPVFIAGGIGRGEAMAAYLEMGAAGVQLGTRFACATESIAHANFKKAFFRASARDAVSSVQIDPRLPVIPVRALKNAGTELFTAKQVEVARAIDDGGLAMAEAQLQIEHYWAGALRRAVIDGDVENGSLMAGQSVGMVKTEEPVAEIIAALIAEANKALDKRVTIAIAAAQSSVQIAAAR; from the coding sequence ATGGAGCGCGGAACTGCCTTTTTGGGCAGCGAAGTCGCGATCATGTGCGGCGCGATGTCGTGGATCAGCGAGCGGCATCTCGTATCCGCAATCTCGAACGCGGGCGGCTTTGGCCTGATCGCGTGCGGCGCAATGACACCGGCGCTGCTCGATACAGAGATCGCCGAAACCAAAAAGCGCACGGACAAACCGTTCGGCGTCAATCTCATCACGATGCATCCCGATCTGATGGAATTGATCGCGGTCTGCACCCGACATAACGTCACTCATGTCGTGCTGGCGGGCGGACTGCCCCCGACGGGCAGCATCGACGCAATCAAGGGGTCGGGTGCCAAGCTGATCTGTTTCGCACCGGCGCTCAGCCTTGCCAAGAAACTGATCCGATCCGGTGTCGATGCTCTGGTGATCGAGGGGATGGAAGCAGGGGGCCATATCGGCCCGGTATCCACTTCGGTTCTCGCGCAGGAAATTCTTCCCGAAGTCGCAGAGCAAGTCCCTGTCTTTATCGCAGGCGGCATCGGACGCGGAGAAGCAATGGCGGCCTATCTCGAAATGGGAGCAGCCGGTGTGCAACTCGGCACCCGTTTCGCTTGTGCGACCGAAAGCATTGCTCATGCGAACTTCAAAAAGGCGTTCTTTCGCGCGTCAGCACGCGACGCTGTATCCAGCGTGCAGATCGACCCACGCCTGCCGGTAATCCCCGTGCGTGCGCTGAAAAATGCAGGCACCGAATTGTTCACTGCAAAACAGGTAGAGGTCGCCCGCGCGATTGACGATGGCGGTCTTGCGATGGCCGAAGCACAGCTTCAGATCGAGCATTATTGGGCAGGAGCGCTGCGTCGCGCGGTCATCGACGGCGATGTCGAAAATGGGTCGCTGATGGCGGGCCAGTCGGTCGGCATGGTAAAGACCGAAGAACCGGTCGCCGAAATAATAGCGGCGCTGATCGCCGAGGCCAATAAAGCATTAGACAAGCGTGTTACCATCGCCATCGCAGCCGCGCAGTCCTCTGTTCAGATTGCGGCCGCTCGCTGA
- the ptsP gene encoding phosphoenolpyruvate--protein phosphotransferase, which yields MSSAAASAREILTRLHEVMASRTGAQAKLNQVAGIIGEALESEVCSIYLLRDGELELYATRGLNQDAVHVTKLALGEGLVGTIAANVETLNLDEAISHPDFAYKPETGEEMFHSFAGVPIVRREEAVGVLCVQHADSRRYAEVEIEALQTVAMVLSELIANAGLVDEKRQGADRILQTQMVRLPGLKLVEGMARGHAVYHQPRIIIEHTVAEDTEAERHRVYSAFDKMREQIDRMSAQAEFGFDGETREVIETYRMFAYDEGWSRRINEAIDSGLTAEAAIERVQQRTRMRMRQIDDPLLADRMHDLEDLANRLLRIVSGQLGTAAQAGLRQDTILIARNLGPAELLEYDRRRLKGVILEEGSLTAHVTIVARAMGVPVLGRVRDVRRMIVDGDALLLDGTEGNVVVRASPAMEEAFDSKLVIGQKRRAQFAALRDQPSISKDGTRIALMVNAGLRDDAAALDITGADGIGLFRTEFQFLVSATLPMRQQQQRLYRDVLDAAGDRPVVFRTVDIGGDKALPYMRQEEEQEENPAMGWRALRVALDRGGLMKPQARALLEAAAGRTLNVMFPMVSEPWEFDQAHAIFEAQRTWLLARGKRVPAAVKYGAMLEVPALAEVLDIILPKLNFLSIGTNDLTQFLFAADRANPRLAERYDWLSPAILRFLSRVSKTTREHDVPVTVCGEMGGRPLEAMALLGLGIERLSITPAAIGPVKAMVRSLDLAALRADMPGFLASPPSDMRAAMAAWASANDVEIA from the coding sequence ATGTCATCTGCTGCCGCCTCCGCCCGCGAAATACTGACCCGCCTTCACGAGGTCATGGCATCGCGCACTGGCGCTCAGGCCAAGCTCAACCAGGTCGCGGGTATCATCGGCGAGGCACTCGAAAGTGAGGTCTGCTCGATCTATCTGTTGCGCGATGGCGAGCTGGAACTTTACGCTACCCGCGGACTGAATCAGGACGCGGTCCACGTCACAAAACTGGCTCTCGGAGAAGGGCTCGTCGGCACGATCGCCGCCAATGTCGAAACCCTGAACCTTGACGAAGCGATCAGCCATCCCGACTTCGCCTATAAGCCCGAAACCGGCGAGGAAATGTTTCACAGTTTTGCGGGCGTGCCGATTGTCCGGCGCGAAGAAGCCGTCGGCGTTCTTTGCGTTCAGCACGCCGATTCACGCCGTTATGCGGAGGTCGAAATCGAAGCCCTGCAAACCGTTGCGATGGTGTTGAGCGAATTGATCGCCAACGCCGGACTGGTCGATGAAAAACGACAGGGGGCCGACCGCATCCTCCAGACCCAGATGGTGCGTCTGCCGGGGCTGAAACTGGTCGAGGGTATGGCGCGTGGTCACGCGGTTTATCACCAGCCGCGAATCATCATCGAACACACCGTCGCCGAAGACACCGAAGCCGAACGCCACCGCGTTTATTCGGCCTTCGACAAGATGCGCGAACAAATCGACCGGATGTCGGCACAAGCTGAATTTGGCTTCGACGGCGAAACGCGCGAAGTGATCGAGACTTACCGGATGTTCGCCTATGACGAGGGCTGGAGCCGTCGCATCAACGAGGCGATCGATTCAGGACTGACGGCAGAAGCCGCGATCGAACGCGTGCAGCAACGCACGCGGATGCGGATGCGCCAGATCGACGACCCGTTGCTCGCCGATCGGATGCACGATCTCGAGGATCTGGCGAACCGGCTGTTGCGCATCGTGTCGGGTCAACTCGGTACCGCAGCGCAGGCTGGATTGCGTCAGGACACGATCCTGATTGCCCGCAATCTCGGTCCTGCTGAACTGCTTGAATACGATCGGCGTCGGTTAAAGGGTGTTATCCTCGAAGAAGGGTCACTTACCGCGCATGTAACCATCGTTGCGCGTGCAATGGGCGTGCCCGTTTTGGGCCGCGTGCGTGATGTCCGGCGCATGATCGTCGATGGCGACGCGCTGCTGCTCGACGGAACAGAAGGCAATGTCGTCGTCCGCGCCAGCCCGGCGATGGAAGAAGCCTTTGATTCCAAACTGGTAATCGGCCAAAAACGCCGCGCGCAATTCGCCGCTCTCCGCGATCAGCCCTCAATTTCAAAAGACGGCACCCGAATCGCACTGATGGTAAACGCCGGGCTACGCGACGACGCGGCAGCACTCGACATCACTGGCGCCGACGGCATCGGCCTGTTCCGCACCGAGTTTCAGTTTCTGGTGTCGGCCACCCTGCCGATGCGCCAGCAACAACAGCGGCTCTATCGCGACGTCCTCGATGCGGCAGGCGATCGGCCTGTCGTGTTCCGCACCGTCGATATTGGCGGAGACAAGGCGCTGCCATATATGCGGCAGGAAGAAGAGCAGGAAGAAAACCCCGCGATGGGCTGGCGCGCTTTGCGGGTCGCGCTCGATCGCGGTGGCCTGATGAAACCACAGGCGCGCGCTCTTCTAGAGGCGGCGGCGGGTCGCACTCTTAACGTCATGTTCCCCATGGTGTCCGAACCCTGGGAGTTCGATCAGGCCCATGCAATTTTCGAGGCGCAACGCACTTGGCTGCTCGCGCGTGGAAAACGTGTGCCCGCAGCAGTAAAATATGGCGCGATGCTCGAAGTACCTGCGTTGGCCGAAGTGCTCGACATCATCCTTCCAAAGCTGAACTTCCTGTCGATCGGAACGAACGACCTGACGCAGTTTCTGTTTGCCGCCGATCGCGCGAACCCGCGGCTCGCCGAACGATATGACTGGCTCAGCCCGGCCATCCTCCGTTTCTTGAGCCGCGTTTCCAAAACTACGCGTGAACACGACGTTCCGGTTACAGTCTGCGGCGAGATGGGCGGCCGACCGCTCGAAGCGATGGCATTGCTCGGCCTCGGAATAGAGCGCCTGTCAATTACGCCTGCAGCGATTGGCCCGGTCAAGGCCATGGTCCGCTCGCTCGACCTGGCGGCCTTACGTGCAGACATGCCCGGTTTTCTAGCCTCTCCTCCATCGGATATGCGAGCGGCGATGGCTGCCTGGGCCAGCGCAAACGACGTCGAGATCGCTTGA
- a CDS encoding helix-turn-helix domain-containing protein, with protein MVDGEIPEKGLFPISVGERLRVAREAAKLDLNDVSTRTRIPLRHLTAIENSDYTALPSQTYALGFAKSYARAIGVDEIALGNDLRAELGRAHPDARDANVYEPADPSRVPPRLLAWTAALLALIIVVGYGVWRGGYFDSADVATPAPVIAQQETVAAAAPVAKPAATVGPGQVVLTATTAVWLRITDGAKTALFQKEMAAGETYQLPLTATDPKILTGRPDALKVTIDGREVAPLGGAKTTVRNLGISAAALNARVAVTPPPVAAGTTPVAAASPAVPQ; from the coding sequence ATGGTCGACGGCGAAATCCCCGAAAAAGGCTTGTTCCCGATCTCGGTCGGCGAACGACTTCGGGTTGCGCGTGAAGCAGCGAAGCTCGATCTGAATGATGTCAGCACCCGCACGCGGATACCGTTGCGTCATCTGACCGCAATCGAGAACAGCGATTATACCGCCCTGCCTTCGCAAACCTATGCGCTCGGCTTCGCCAAATCCTACGCCCGCGCGATCGGTGTCGACGAGATTGCGCTGGGGAACGATCTTCGCGCCGAACTCGGCCGGGCGCATCCTGATGCGCGCGATGCCAATGTGTACGAGCCGGCCGATCCATCACGCGTACCGCCGCGCCTGTTGGCGTGGACGGCAGCATTGCTCGCGCTCATCATCGTCGTCGGATACGGTGTATGGCGCGGAGGATATTTTGATAGCGCCGATGTCGCAACGCCTGCTCCCGTCATCGCTCAGCAGGAGACGGTGGCAGCCGCAGCACCGGTGGCAAAGCCTGCCGCGACGGTCGGCCCCGGACAAGTCGTCCTGACGGCAACCACCGCAGTTTGGCTTCGTATCACGGATGGGGCCAAGACTGCGCTGTTTCAAAAAGAGATGGCGGCGGGTGAAACCTATCAGCTACCATTAACCGCGACCGACCCGAAAATCCTGACCGGCCGACCCGACGCCCTAAAGGTGACAATCGACGGTCGTGAGGTCGCGCCATTGGGTGGAGCGAAGACTACTGTTCGTAATCTGGGTATCAGCGCAGCCGCGCTCAATGCCCGAGTGGCAGTCACTCCGCCGCCAGTCGCGGCGGGTACGACGCCAGTTGCAGCCGCTTCTCCGGCTGTGCCACAATAA
- the tilS gene encoding tRNA lysidine(34) synthetase TilS translates to MQTPNVLPDSAIARFRADFAKLVGPVTEGLIGIAISGGPDSVALLLLANAAFPGRVEAATVDHRLRTASGDEAAFVANICRDLGLPHRIIVLEELARGNMSASAREARYDALDNWADERDIAWLLTAHHADDQLETMAMRLNRASGVAGLAGIRARRGRILRPLLGWRHRELVQIVAAAGIVPVDDPSNRDDRYDRARLRKALTGADWLDPLAIVRSAAALDEADRALDWVVLKLRSERLFDGADTWTYDAAGLPAELLRRALIDCLRVIDPTSRPRGATIERLLKALQGNATGTIGRVRCAVKDGRWHFTLALPRRPKVSPRRV, encoded by the coding sequence GTGCAGACGCCAAATGTTCTGCCTGATTCAGCGATCGCGCGATTTCGTGCCGATTTCGCCAAGCTTGTCGGACCAGTCACCGAAGGGCTGATCGGGATCGCGATTTCCGGCGGTCCCGACAGTGTCGCGCTGTTGCTGCTTGCCAACGCTGCATTTCCCGGACGGGTCGAAGCCGCAACAGTAGATCACCGGCTGCGCACCGCGTCGGGGGACGAAGCGGCCTTTGTTGCAAATATCTGTCGCGACTTGGGCTTACCCCATCGGATTATCGTCCTCGAAGAACTGGCGCGTGGCAATATGTCTGCGTCAGCTCGTGAGGCGCGCTACGATGCCTTGGACAATTGGGCTGACGAGCGCGACATCGCCTGGCTGTTGACCGCCCATCATGCCGACGATCAGTTGGAAACGATGGCAATGCGGCTAAATCGGGCATCGGGCGTAGCTGGCCTTGCCGGGATTCGCGCCCGCCGCGGTCGGATCTTACGCCCCTTGCTCGGTTGGCGGCACAGGGAACTTGTGCAGATTGTAGCCGCAGCGGGCATCGTCCCCGTGGACGATCCCTCTAATCGAGACGACCGTTACGACCGGGCCCGGCTCAGGAAAGCTTTGACGGGCGCCGACTGGCTCGATCCGCTTGCAATTGTGCGCAGTGCAGCCGCTCTCGATGAAGCCGATCGCGCGCTCGACTGGGTCGTTCTGAAACTGCGCTCGGAGCGGCTTTTCGATGGTGCCGATACTTGGACCTATGATGCTGCGGGGCTGCCCGCAGAACTGCTAAGGCGTGCGCTAATCGACTGTCTTCGCGTCATAGATCCTACCAGCAGGCCCCGAGGCGCAACGATCGAACGCCTCCTCAAAGCCCTGCAGGGTAACGCCACCGGGACGATTGGCCGGGTGCGTTGCGCCGTGAAGGATGGCCGCTGGCACTTCACGCTGGCGCTGCCCCGTCGTCCCAAAGTGAGCCCCAGGCGGGTTTAG
- the ftsH gene encoding ATP-dependent zinc metalloprotease FtsH yields the protein MNDDKQPQGNPWMKSLLIWVGILAALAVFVSIFDGRTQTAAASGIPYSEFVAKVEEGSVKSVVISNNEISGSLSNGEAFRTYPVPDPELTARLTKANVDFRGKPEESASIWVLLLYQALPFVLMIGLAFFVMRQMQKNAGSGAMGFGKSRAKMLTQKEGKITFADVAGIDEAREELQEIVEFLKDPSKFARLGGKIPKGALLVGSPGTGKTLLARAIAGEAGVPFFTISGSDFVEMFVGVGASRVRDMFEQAKKSAPCIVFIDEIDAVGRHRGAGLGNGNDEREQTLNQLLVEMDGFEANEGIIIIAATNRPDVLDPALLRPGRFDRQVTVPLPDIGGREMILQVHMKKVPIAPDVDARTLARGTPGFSGADLANIVNEAALLAARLGKRLVAMAQFEAAKDKVLMGTEWKSLVMTEDEKKMTAYHEAGHALVSLLEPATDPIHKATIIPRGRALGMVVSLPERDSYSYHRDKMYADLAVTMGGRVAEELIFGHDKVSSGASGDIQQATKLARSMVTRWGMSDKLGPLQYEEAQAETFLGYSQSQRSNMSNETAQVIDSEIRRLVDGGYNQAKTLLTDNIDKLKTLAEAMLEFETLSGDEIASLLNDGQRPDRSGIDHNKPRALNTGGSSVPKTRRPGKFGDPAAQGA from the coding sequence ATGAACGACGACAAACAGCCACAGGGTAACCCCTGGATGAAAAGCCTCTTGATCTGGGTCGGCATTCTCGCCGCCCTGGCCGTTTTCGTTTCGATTTTCGATGGTCGCACGCAAACCGCTGCCGCTTCGGGCATTCCTTATTCCGAATTTGTCGCCAAGGTTGAAGAGGGTTCGGTCAAGTCCGTTGTCATTTCGAACAACGAGATTTCCGGCAGCCTGAGCAACGGTGAAGCCTTCCGTACCTACCCCGTCCCCGATCCAGAACTAACAGCACGACTGACCAAGGCGAATGTCGACTTCCGTGGCAAGCCCGAAGAGTCAGCAAGCATCTGGGTATTGCTGCTGTACCAGGCGCTTCCATTCGTTTTAATGATCGGCCTCGCCTTCTTCGTGATGCGCCAGATGCAGAAGAACGCCGGTTCGGGTGCGATGGGTTTCGGTAAAAGCCGTGCCAAGATGCTGACCCAAAAAGAAGGCAAGATCACTTTTGCCGACGTCGCTGGCATCGACGAGGCGCGCGAAGAATTGCAGGAAATCGTCGAATTCCTGAAAGACCCTTCAAAATTCGCACGGTTGGGCGGCAAAATTCCAAAAGGCGCGCTGCTCGTTGGATCACCCGGTACTGGTAAAACCCTGCTCGCCCGCGCAATCGCTGGTGAAGCTGGCGTGCCATTCTTCACGATCTCTGGTTCTGATTTCGTCGAGATGTTCGTCGGCGTGGGTGCAAGCCGCGTCCGCGATATGTTCGAACAGGCGAAGAAGTCTGCCCCATGTATCGTCTTTATCGACGAAATCGACGCTGTGGGTCGTCATCGCGGTGCCGGTCTCGGCAATGGCAATGACGAGCGCGAACAGACGCTCAACCAGTTGCTAGTCGAAATGGATGGCTTCGAAGCGAACGAAGGTATCATTATCATCGCGGCGACCAACCGTCCCGATGTTCTTGACCCTGCGCTGCTTCGTCCGGGCCGCTTCGATCGTCAGGTTACCGTCCCGCTACCCGACATTGGCGGTCGCGAAATGATCCTGCAGGTGCACATGAAGAAGGTTCCAATCGCTCCTGATGTCGATGCGCGCACGCTCGCACGCGGCACACCGGGCTTTTCGGGTGCCGATTTGGCCAACATCGTGAACGAAGCCGCGCTGCTTGCCGCTCGCCTCGGCAAACGATTGGTTGCAATGGCTCAGTTCGAAGCCGCCAAGGACAAGGTTCTGATGGGCACCGAGTGGAAATCGCTCGTAATGACCGAAGACGAAAAGAAAATGACCGCTTATCACGAAGCCGGTCATGCTCTGGTCAGTCTGCTCGAACCCGCAACCGATCCGATTCACAAAGCCACGATCATCCCACGTGGTCGTGCCCTTGGCATGGTCGTATCGCTGCCTGAACGTGACAGTTACTCTTACCACCGCGACAAGATGTACGCCGATCTGGCGGTCACGATGGGCGGCCGCGTGGCCGAAGAACTGATCTTCGGCCACGACAAGGTATCGTCAGGCGCGTCGGGTGACATTCAGCAGGCAACCAAGCTTGCCCGTTCGATGGTCACGCGTTGGGGCATGTCCGACAAACTGGGTCCACTTCAGTACGAAGAGGCACAGGCCGAGACCTTTCTGGGCTATTCACAAAGCCAGCGTTCCAATATGTCGAACGAAACTGCGCAGGTAATCGACAGCGAAATCCGGCGTCTGGTGGATGGCGGCTATAATCAGGCAAAGACGTTGCTCACCGACAATATCGATAAGCTGAAGACTTTGGCCGAAGCGATGCTCGAGTTCGAAACACTTAGCGGTGACGAGATTGCGTCGCTGCTCAATGACGGCCAGCGGCCCGACCGGAGCGGCATCGATCACAACAAACCACGCGCCTTGAACACCGGCGGCTCGTCTGTTCCAAAGACGCGCCGTCCCGGCAAGTTCGGAGACCCGGCAGCGCAGGGAGCCTGA